CAGCAGTGACTTGGTCAATGCCCAGGCTTTATTTACAGGAATCGAAAGGAGAATCTTATCAAAGAATTTCAGGGGAGGAAAAACATCGGCCATCTTTGGGGGCACTGAAATTGACCTTACACAGGCAGATTTGGCAGAAGGAGCGGTATTGAATGTGGAAGTGGCTTTTGGAGGAGTGAAATTAATCGTCCCATCTCATTGGGAACTACAGATCAATGTATCCAACATTTTTGCAGGGATAGAGGATAAGAGGTCCTACAGTAAGATTCCACCCGATCCAAGCAAAGTGTTAAAAATTTATGGATCAATAGTTTTTGGTGGTCTGGAAATCAAGTCGTTCTAAAATAAAAACCAATAATGATCAAAAAACTGATTTCAGTTCAAAAATTCGGTTGGTTTAAGGCCATGGTAGGTATCTTGATTTGGATAGCTACCATGGCTTATTTGATTCATCATTATGGATTCGAATGGAAGCCTGCCATATTGGATGTAGGGCTGCATACCTTTTTATTGTTGTTGGGTTTTGGTTTGTTGGAAAATATATTCAGGTTTTACCTTCCTCAAAAATCCCAATTCTGGCTAGTATTTATCTTACCGCTAATTCTGGCCATCAGTTCAGTTTTTATCGGGGAGTTTACACTTCAATATTTTCTTAGCAAGGAACCTGCCTACTTGGAATTTATTGAATTAATCTCGCCCTTGAAGGCAGTCATTCTGGGAATTTTGTTTTTTTCATGGTCTGTTTTATTGGTGTTCAGCGCCCAGATAGAAGATCAGCTAAAGACCAAAGAAAGACAGGAGAAGATCCAGGATATGGCCAAAGAGGCGGAACTATACCACCTTAGACAGCAACTTCAGCCCCATTTTCTATTCAATAGTCTCAATTCCATCAATGCCCTAATAAAAAGCCAACCTGATAAAGCCCGGGAAATGATCCTGAATTTAGCAGAGTTTTTAAGAGGGACCATTAAAAAGGACGAACAGAAATGGATCAGTATCTTGGAAGAGAAAGATTACCTCCAACTTTTCCTTGAAATCGAAAAAGTCAGGTTTGGACATCGGTTAAAGGTGGAAATTGAGTTTGATGATCAAGCCGGTGACATGAAAATCCCCCAATTATTGGTACAGCCATTGCTGGAAAATGCTATCAAACATGGATTGTATGGCATGACAGGTGATGTTTACATTGATATCAAATTCATTAAAGAAGGACAGTATCTGAAAACTGTCATTTCAAATCCATTTGATCCCGATTCAACTCCGACAAAAGGGACTGGCTTTGGCCTGGAGGTAGTAAAAAGAAGATTGTTTTTGATTTTTGGAAGGAATGATCTGATCCAAACCAACCAATCTCATGATATATTTACTGTAAATCTTAAAATACCGCAGCTTTATGATGAAAGTACTGATCATAGATGACGAACCTTTAGCTACCGAATTGGTGAAAGAATATCTGTTGGATTTTCCTCAATTTGAAATTATCGGAATCTGTCACAATGGGTTTGAAGGACTTAAGGCTATTCAAGAAAAGGAACCTGATTTGATATTTCTGGATGTTCAGATGCCCAAGCTCAATGGATTTGAATTATTGGAATTGTTAGAAAAGCCTCCGGTTGTGATATTTACCACTGCGTATGATGAATATGCCATGAAAGCATTTGATGCCCATGCGCTGGATTATCTGCTTAAGCCTTTTTCAAAGTCCCGATTCAAAATGGCGGTTCAGAAGTTTCTACAGTTTGGGCAATCAACTGCGGAAAATGAGTTTGCAAAAAGTGTTGATACGATCAGCTCGGATACATTCAATAGGGTAGTAATGAAAATAAAAAATGAAATAAAAATCATTCCGGTCAATGAAATCAAATACCTGGAAGCCAATGATGATTATGTGAATTTGTACACTGCTGAGGGAAAATTTTTGAAAAACAAAACGATGTCTTTTTTTGAAAAAACCTTAGAGACCAACCAATTTGTCAGGGTACACAGATCCTATATTGTAAAAATCAGTGAAATACACAAACTTGAGCCTTATGACAAGGATGGGTATGTAATCATATTAAGAGGTGGGGAAAAAATACCCGTTAGCAAAACAGGATTCCCAAAATTGAAATCTGTTTTAGGCATTTAAAAAAAAGCCCAATCCAGGGCTTTTAATATTCGTCTTCGTTGAAGAAGAAGTCGTCTTTTGTAGGGTAGTCAGGCCAGATTTCCTCAATATTTTCGTAAGGCTCGCCGTCATCCTCTAATTCTTGGAGGTTTTCTACAACTTCCAAAGGCGCACCTGAACGTATTGCATAATCTATCAATTCGTCTTTGGTAGCGGGCCATGGCGCATCCTCTAAATATGATGCCAGTTCTAATGTCCAATACATAGTTTCAGATTTAATTTTGTTTACCGCCTTAACGGCTTGCAAAAATAGAAATTGTTTTAATTTTTCAATTACTATGCTAATATTTATTTGAAAGTTCTTTTAGGATATGTGTTTTTACATCCACCTTTCTTTTGAATGCTCCTATTTTTTTTCTCATCATGATTTCAAAATCCGGCTCGGTGGATTTAAAATTCTCAGCATTGTCCTTTACTGTAGCCAATTCATTTTCATCTCTGTAGATCAAATCTTTGAGAATAGAAGATTTGATCCTTTTCTGTTCGATGATATCTTTATCTTGAAAATCAGCATATTTTGAATTGGCCAATCTTTCGAGAAATAACTTCTCAAAAACCACTTCTGAAAAGAACATAAAAGAGCGATTGATTAAATTAGCTTCTTTCGGTTTTCTCTGTGGCAATTTTTTCCATTCGGCTTGGAGTCTTTTGGCAGACGAAATGACATCGGGATTTGTTTCAACTTTTGCCAATTTTTTCATTTCCTCCGTCATTGTTTCCATTTTCTTCAGAAGTTCCCAAGGTTTCATTTGAGGACCTGTTTCCATTGTCCGTCTAAACCTACTGAAGATTCTGTTGTTTAATTTTGAAAACTCATCCCATAATGGCTGTCGTTTTTCTGCAGGGACTTTTCCTGCTGCTTTCCATTCTTTTTGGATTCTCTTTGAAATTTCGAATGCTTTTTTTGCATCAGGGTTATCAAATGCTTGCCTGGCCTCTATGACTAGCTTTTCATAAATTTTAATATTTTGCTCCGCCTGAATTGCCAAGCCTTCAAAAAACTGTTTTCTATTCTCAAAAAATGTATCAACGGCAGTGTTAAACGTTGTTTCAACTTCTTCTTCAAATTCCTTATCCACAGGTCCTGTTTTGATCCACTTCATTTTAAGGTTTTTAAATTCCTCTGCGGTGGTTTTCCAATCCGTATCATTCTTTAGGGCTTCTGCTTCTTGAATCAACCCTCTTTTGATCTCCAGATTGCGTTCTCTGTTTTTTTGGATTATATCTTCCAATAAAACCTGTATTTTTCCAAGGTCCTCAATCAAGGGTACAAAATCCCCCAAAGCATCATATTCCAATAAAGAATCTTTGAGGTGAATCAATTTCATCAGGAAGGAACCCTTATTTTGATTTTCTTCAATATCTTTTTTTAACGCTTCAATTTTTTGTTCAAGCGTTGCGAATCTGTCCTCAAAATATTTGATGGTGGATGATTCGTCTTCTTTTACTTCTCCAATCACCCTGTCAGGCTGATTCAAAAATCCCTTTAGATAAACCTTGTTATCTTTAATGTACCCGTATGGATGCTCCATTTCGATTTAATAGGTTGGTGTGTGGTAGTCCCCTTTACTTTTTTGCAAATTAATTAATTCAAAAGCATTTATCCTAAGAAAGACCTTTTTTTGCCATCTTTGTCCTAAATCCAATAAAATTCATCAAAACAAACGCTATGAGTGCTGAAAAAATTATATTTTCTATGGCAGGGGTGTCCAAAATCTACCCTCCGCAGAAGAAAGTTCTGAAAGATATTTATCTCTCGTTTTTTTATGGAGCCAAAATCGGTGTTCTTGGTCTCAATGGATCCGGAAAAAGTTCGCTCCTAAAGATCATTGCCGGAATGGATAAAGAGTTTTTGGGTGAAGTGGTATGGTCACCGGGATATACTGTTGGCATGTTGGAACAAGAGCCTAAATTGGACCCAACCAAAACAGTAAAAGAGATCGTGGAAGAAGCAGTTTCCGAAACGGTTGCCCTTTTGAAAGAATTTGAAGAAATCAACGAGAAATTCATGGATCCCGCATTAATGGATGATCCGGATGCCATGGATAAGTTGATCACCAAACAAGGAGAGGTTCAGGAAAAACTCGATGCAGCCAATGCCTGGGAATTGGATCTGATGCTCGAAAAAGCCATGGATGCACTCCGATTGCCGCCAAGTGAAGCCAATGTAGGGAATCTTTCAGGCGGTGAAAAAAGAAGGGTGGCCTTATGTAGATTACTGCTTCAGGAACCGGATGTTTTGCTTTTGGATGAACCTACCAACCACTTGGATGCGGAATCTGTACTTTGGTTGGAGCAGCACCTTCAACAATACAAAGGGACTGTAATAGCAGTCACGCACGACCGTTATTTCTTGGATAATGTAGCCGGTTGGATACTCGAGTTGGATAGAGGAGAGGGAATTCCCTGGAAAGGCAACTATTCCTCTTGGTTGGACCAAAAGCAGAATAGGCTGAAACAGGAAGAAAAAACCGAGTCCAAGCGTCAGAAAACTTTGGAGCGTGAATTGGAATGGATCCGCATGACCCCCAAAGCCCGTCAGGCTAAAGGAAAGGCAAGATTGAGCGCTTACGATAAACTGATCAGTGAAGAAGGGAAGGAGAAAGAAGCCAAACTGGAATTATATATTCCACCTGGGCCAAGACTTGGCGCCAAAGTGATTGAAGTCAATGGGGTTTCCAAAGCTTATGGAGATAAATTATTATTTGAAAATCTTTCTTTCAGTCTTCCCCAAGGTGGGATTGTAGGGATTATAGGACCAAACGGTGCGGGAAAATCGACCCTGTTCAAATTGATTACAGGAAGGGAAAAACCCGATGCCGGGAATTTTGAAGTAGGGGAGACGGTAAAGCTTGCTTATGTGGATCAAGAACATGATAATCTGGATCCAAATAAAACAGTCTATGAATCCATTTCCGGTGGAAATGAGATCATGAAGTTGGGCAACAAGGAAATGAATTCCCGCGCCTATGTGGGGAAATTCAATTTTACAGGCTCGGATCAGGAAAAGAAAGTAGGCATACTTTCCGGTGGAGAAAGAAACCGTGTCCATTTGGCTATGACCCTGAAAGAAGGCGGTAATTTGCTGTTATTGGATGAACCAACCAATGATTTGGATGTGAACACGCTGAGAGCATTGGAGGAAGCATTGGAGAATTTTGGGGGATGTGCCGTCATAATTTCCCACGACAGATGGTTCCTGGACAGGATCTGTACCCATATCCTGGCATTTGAGGGAGATTCCCAAGTGTATTGGTTTGAAGGAAACTTTTCTGACTATGAGGAGAATAAGAAGAAGAGATTGGGAGATGTGACGCCGAAGAGGATTAAGTATAAGAAGCTGAAGTAAAGGCTGAGGGAGGAAGGATGAAGGATGAAGGGGGTGACAAGTTAGAAATAGGCTTGTTGAGACAAGAGAGAAAAAGGTAGCATGGTTCAAGTTTTAGGCAAGTGGTTCAAGTCTTTGACTTGGACCATTTTTGTTTGCAGTCTTCAGACTGCAGTGAATTTGACAGTGTTCAAGCCTGCCTGCTGCAGGCAGGTCTTAAGACTATTTGTGGTGGAAGTCTGAAGACTTCACTGGTATTGGTCCAAGACTAAGTCTTGAACCAGTGCATTTTAATCCAAACACTATCTTTTTTAAGGAATCCACAATCATTCGCTCCCTTTTTTGTTTATTTGTTCCCAATTTCCAAATACCAGCATGATGAGGACATTGTTATTAAGACCCGGCGCCGAGGAGTTGAATTATGAGATCAGAGGGATCGTCAAAAAAGCACGACAGATAGAATCCCTTGGCTATGAAATCACCTGGGAAAATATCGGGGATCCTATCCAAAAACATAATGAGGTACCAGTGTGGATGAAGGAGATTGTCTCCGAATTGGTAAGTCAGGACAAATCTTATGGCTATGCCGATTCGAAAGGAGTATTGGAAACCAGAAAGTTTTTGGCAGATATCAATAACAAAAAGCAGGGGAGTCAGATCACTCCTGAAGATATTTTGTTTTTTAATGGGCTTGGAGATGCCATTGCCAAATTGTACCAGTTTTTGATTCCCACAGCAAGGATTATCGGACCTTCACCTGCATACAGTACCCACAGTTCGGCTGAAGCAGCACATGCCAATACTGCCCCGATCACCTATAAGTTGGATCCGGACAATGAATGGCTTCCGGATATGTATGACCTGTACAACAAGGTGAAATATAACCCTTCAATCGTAGGAATTTTGATCATCAATCCTGACAATCCCACAGGAATGGTTTATCCCAAAGAGGTTTTGGAGGCTTTTGTGCATATCGCAAGGGAATTCAAGCTGCTTTTGATAGCTGATGAAATCTATCAGAACATCACTTATAATGGGGTCAAGGCGGTTTCATTGGCAGAAGTCATCGGAGATTTGCCTGCGATTTCTTTGAAGGGAATTTCCAAGGAATTTCCTTGGCCAGGTTCAAGATGTGGTTGGATGGAATTTTACAACAGGAATGCTTCCAAAGAATTTGCCAAGCTTTGCCAGACTTTGGAGAATGCCAAAATGATAGAAGTGTGTTCCACTATTCTGCCCCAATTGTCCATCCCGAAAATCATGAGTCATCCCGAATACCAAAACTACAGGGAAACCCAGAATGAAAAAATAGGGAGAAGAAGCCGAATCATGGAAGAAATCCTGGGCGATATTCCCGGCATCAAATTCAATCCAACTAAAGGAGCATTTTACAATACGGTGGTTTTTGATGAAAAATTCCTGGATGCAGAACAGTATCTTCCCATAGAAGACCCTAAAGTCAAAG
This window of the Aquiflexum balticum DSM 16537 genome carries:
- a CDS encoding DUF2795 domain-containing protein, with translation MYWTLELASYLEDAPWPATKDELIDYAIRSGAPLEVVENLQELEDDGEPYENIEEIWPDYPTKDDFFFNEDEY
- a CDS encoding LytR/AlgR family response regulator transcription factor; translation: MMKVLIIDDEPLATELVKEYLLDFPQFEIIGICHNGFEGLKAIQEKEPDLIFLDVQMPKLNGFELLELLEKPPVVIFTTAYDEYAMKAFDAHALDYLLKPFSKSRFKMAVQKFLQFGQSTAENEFAKSVDTISSDTFNRVVMKIKNEIKIIPVNEIKYLEANDDYVNLYTAEGKFLKNKTMSFFEKTLETNQFVRVHRSYIVKISEIHKLEPYDKDGYVIILRGGEKIPVSKTGFPKLKSVLGI
- a CDS encoding DUF349 domain-containing protein — protein: MEHPYGYIKDNKVYLKGFLNQPDRVIGEVKEDESSTIKYFEDRFATLEQKIEALKKDIEENQNKGSFLMKLIHLKDSLLEYDALGDFVPLIEDLGKIQVLLEDIIQKNRERNLEIKRGLIQEAEALKNDTDWKTTAEEFKNLKMKWIKTGPVDKEFEEEVETTFNTAVDTFFENRKQFFEGLAIQAEQNIKIYEKLVIEARQAFDNPDAKKAFEISKRIQKEWKAAGKVPAEKRQPLWDEFSKLNNRIFSRFRRTMETGPQMKPWELLKKMETMTEEMKKLAKVETNPDVISSAKRLQAEWKKLPQRKPKEANLINRSFMFFSEVVFEKLFLERLANSKYADFQDKDIIEQKRIKSSILKDLIYRDENELATVKDNAENFKSTEPDFEIMMRKKIGAFKRKVDVKTHILKELSNKY
- a CDS encoding pyridoxal phosphate-dependent aminotransferase, whose product is MRTLLLRPGAEELNYEIRGIVKKARQIESLGYEITWENIGDPIQKHNEVPVWMKEIVSELVSQDKSYGYADSKGVLETRKFLADINNKKQGSQITPEDILFFNGLGDAIAKLYQFLIPTARIIGPSPAYSTHSSAEAAHANTAPITYKLDPDNEWLPDMYDLYNKVKYNPSIVGILIINPDNPTGMVYPKEVLEAFVHIAREFKLLLIADEIYQNITYNGVKAVSLAEVIGDLPAISLKGISKEFPWPGSRCGWMEFYNRNASKEFAKLCQTLENAKMIEVCSTILPQLSIPKIMSHPEYQNYRETQNEKIGRRSRIMEEILGDIPGIKFNPTKGAFYNTVVFDEKFLDAEQYLPIEDPKVKALLTGWLQENEMPLDKRFVYYLLASAHICVVPISSFCSDLRGFRVTLLEENEDVFRETFLKLGQAIRFYLNSTKKELV
- the ettA gene encoding energy-dependent translational throttle protein EttA, encoding MSAEKIIFSMAGVSKIYPPQKKVLKDIYLSFFYGAKIGVLGLNGSGKSSLLKIIAGMDKEFLGEVVWSPGYTVGMLEQEPKLDPTKTVKEIVEEAVSETVALLKEFEEINEKFMDPALMDDPDAMDKLITKQGEVQEKLDAANAWELDLMLEKAMDALRLPPSEANVGNLSGGEKRRVALCRLLLQEPDVLLLDEPTNHLDAESVLWLEQHLQQYKGTVIAVTHDRYFLDNVAGWILELDRGEGIPWKGNYSSWLDQKQNRLKQEEKTESKRQKTLERELEWIRMTPKARQAKGKARLSAYDKLISEEGKEKEAKLELYIPPGPRLGAKVIEVNGVSKAYGDKLLFENLSFSLPQGGIVGIIGPNGAGKSTLFKLITGREKPDAGNFEVGETVKLAYVDQEHDNLDPNKTVYESISGGNEIMKLGNKEMNSRAYVGKFNFTGSDQEKKVGILSGGERNRVHLAMTLKEGGNLLLLDEPTNDLDVNTLRALEEALENFGGCAVIISHDRWFLDRICTHILAFEGDSQVYWFEGNFSDYEENKKKRLGDVTPKRIKYKKLK
- a CDS encoding sensor histidine kinase, giving the protein MIKKLISVQKFGWFKAMVGILIWIATMAYLIHHYGFEWKPAILDVGLHTFLLLLGFGLLENIFRFYLPQKSQFWLVFILPLILAISSVFIGEFTLQYFLSKEPAYLEFIELISPLKAVILGILFFSWSVLLVFSAQIEDQLKTKERQEKIQDMAKEAELYHLRQQLQPHFLFNSLNSINALIKSQPDKAREMILNLAEFLRGTIKKDEQKWISILEEKDYLQLFLEIEKVRFGHRLKVEIEFDDQAGDMKIPQLLVQPLLENAIKHGLYGMTGDVYIDIKFIKEGQYLKTVISNPFDPDSTPTKGTGFGLEVVKRRLFLIFGRNDLIQTNQSHDIFTVNLKIPQLYDESTDHR